The Klebsiella sp. RHBSTW-00484 genome includes a window with the following:
- the aroP gene encoding aromatic amino acid transporter AroP: MMEGQQHGDRLKRGLKNRHIQLIALGGAIGTGLFLGSASVIQNAGPGIILGYAIAGFIAFLIMRQLGEMVVEEPVAGSFSHFAYKYWGGFAGFASGWNYWVLYVLVAMAELTAVGKYVQFWWPEIPTWVSAAIFFVAINAINLTNVKVFGEMEFWFAIIKVVAVVAMILFGGWLLFSGNGGPQATVRNLWEQGGFLPHGFTGLVMMMAIIMFSFGGLELVGITAAEADNPEQSIPKATNQVIYRILIFYVGSLAVLLSLLPWSRVTADTSPFVLIFHELGDTFVANALNVVVLTAALSVYNSCVYCNSRMLFGLAQQGNAPKALMNVDKRGVPVNTILVSAVVTALCVLINYFAPESAFGLLMALVVSALVINWAMISLAHIKFRRAKQQQGVVTRFPALFYPLGNWICLLFMVGVLVIMLMTPGMAISVYLIPVWIVILGIGYLFKQKTANAIKA; this comes from the coding sequence ATGATGGAAGGTCAACAGCATGGCGATCGGCTAAAGCGCGGCCTTAAAAACCGCCATATTCAGCTTATTGCGCTGGGAGGCGCTATCGGTACCGGTTTATTTCTGGGTAGTGCATCCGTCATCCAAAACGCAGGCCCAGGTATTATTCTGGGCTACGCAATTGCCGGTTTCATCGCCTTTCTGATCATGCGTCAGCTGGGTGAGATGGTGGTAGAAGAGCCTGTGGCAGGTTCATTTAGCCATTTCGCCTACAAATACTGGGGCGGCTTTGCAGGCTTCGCTTCCGGCTGGAACTACTGGGTTCTTTACGTTCTGGTGGCCATGGCAGAGCTCACTGCCGTAGGGAAATACGTCCAGTTCTGGTGGCCTGAAATCCCGACCTGGGTTTCTGCAGCCATCTTCTTCGTTGCCATCAATGCCATCAACCTGACCAACGTCAAAGTGTTTGGCGAGATGGAATTCTGGTTCGCAATCATCAAAGTCGTCGCCGTCGTGGCGATGATCCTGTTCGGCGGCTGGCTGCTGTTCAGCGGCAACGGCGGACCGCAGGCCACAGTACGCAACCTGTGGGAGCAGGGTGGATTCCTGCCGCACGGATTCACCGGGCTGGTGATGATGATGGCGATTATCATGTTCTCCTTTGGCGGTCTGGAGCTGGTCGGTATTACGGCAGCAGAAGCCGATAATCCGGAGCAAAGCATTCCTAAAGCCACCAACCAGGTTATCTACCGTATCCTGATTTTCTATGTGGGCTCGCTGGCCGTTCTGCTCTCCCTGCTGCCGTGGAGCCGCGTGACCGCTGACACCAGCCCGTTCGTCCTGATCTTCCACGAACTGGGCGATACTTTTGTGGCCAACGCGCTGAATGTCGTGGTACTGACTGCGGCGCTTTCCGTTTACAACAGCTGCGTCTACTGCAACAGCCGGATGCTGTTCGGCCTGGCACAGCAGGGTAACGCACCAAAAGCGCTAATGAACGTCGATAAACGCGGCGTACCGGTTAACACCATTCTGGTTTCCGCAGTAGTGACCGCACTGTGCGTCCTGATTAACTACTTCGCACCGGAATCAGCGTTTGGTCTGCTAATGGCGCTGGTCGTTTCTGCGCTGGTGATCAACTGGGCGATGATTAGCCTGGCACACATCAAATTCCGTCGCGCCAAACAGCAGCAAGGCGTAGTCACCCGCTTCCCTGCGCTGTTTTATCCGCTAGGAAACTGGATTTGCCTGCTGTTTATGGTCGGTGTGCTGGTCATCATGCTAATGACTCCGGGTATGGCCATTTCAGTTTACCTGATCCCCGTATGGATTGTGATCCTTGGCATTGGCTATCTGTTTAAGCAAAAAACAGCTAACGCCATAAAAGCATAA
- the aceE gene encoding pyruvate dehydrogenase (acetyl-transferring), homodimeric type: MSERLPNDVDPIETRDWLQAIESVIREEGVERAQYLIDQLLSEARKGGVKVAAGTSTGSYVNTIAVEDEPEYPGNLDLERRIRSAIRWNAIMTVLRASKKDLELGGHMASFQSSATFYEVCFNHFFRARNEQDGGDLVYFQGHISPGVYARAFLEGRLTEEQMNNFRQEVHGKGLSSYPHPKLMPTFWQFPTVSMGLGPIGAIYQAKFLKYLEHRGLKDTSKQTVYAFLGDGEMDEPESKGAITIATREKLDNLVFVINCNLQRLDGPVTGNGKIINELEGIFAGAGWNVIKVIWGGRWDELLRKDTSGKLIQLMNETVDGDYQTFKSKDGAYVREHFFGKYPETAALVADWSDDQIWALNRGGHDPKKVFAALKKAQETTGKATVILAHTIKGYGMGDTAEGKNIAHQVKKMNMDGVRHIRDRFNVPVTDEQVENLSYITFPEGSEEHTYLHAQRQKLHGYLPTRQPNFDEKLELPQLADFGPLLEEQNKEISTTIAFVRALNVMLKNKSIKDRLVPIIADEARTFGMEGLFRQIGIYSPNGQQYTPQDREQVAYYKEDEKGQILQEGINELGAGASWLAAATSYSTNNLPMIPFYIYYSMFGFQRIGDLCWQAGDQQARGFLVGGTSGRTTLNGEGLQHEDGHSHIQSLTIPNCISYDPSYAYEVAVIMHDGLERMYGEKQENVYYYITTLNENYHMPAMPEGAEEGIRKGIYKLETIEGSKGKVQLLGSGSILRHVREAAEILAKDYGVGSDVYSVTSFTELARDGQDCERWNMLHPLETPRVPYIAQVMNDAPAVASTDYMKLFAEQVRTYVPADDYRVLGTDGFGRSDSRENLRHHFEVDASYVVVAALGELAKRGEIDKKVVADAIAKFNIDADKVNPRLA; the protein is encoded by the coding sequence ATGTCAGAACGTTTACCCAATGACGTGGATCCGATCGAAACTCGCGACTGGCTACAGGCGATCGAATCGGTCATCCGTGAAGAAGGTGTTGAGCGCGCTCAGTATCTGATTGACCAACTCCTTTCTGAAGCCCGCAAAGGCGGGGTGAAAGTGGCTGCTGGCACATCGACTGGCAGTTACGTAAACACTATTGCCGTTGAAGATGAACCGGAATACCCGGGAAATCTGGATCTGGAACGTCGTATTCGTTCTGCGATCCGCTGGAACGCTATTATGACCGTTCTGCGCGCATCGAAAAAAGATCTCGAACTGGGTGGCCACATGGCTTCCTTCCAGTCTTCCGCGACTTTCTACGAAGTGTGCTTCAACCACTTCTTCCGTGCACGCAACGAGCAGGATGGCGGCGATCTGGTTTACTTCCAGGGCCACATCTCTCCGGGCGTATACGCACGTGCATTCCTGGAAGGTCGTCTGACTGAAGAGCAGATGAACAACTTCCGTCAGGAAGTTCATGGCAAAGGCCTGTCTTCCTACCCGCACCCGAAACTGATGCCGACCTTCTGGCAGTTCCCGACCGTCTCCATGGGTCTGGGCCCAATCGGTGCAATCTACCAGGCTAAATTCCTGAAATATCTGGAACATCGTGGCCTGAAAGATACCTCCAAACAGACCGTTTATGCCTTCCTGGGCGATGGCGAGATGGATGAACCAGAATCCAAAGGTGCGATCACCATCGCTACCCGTGAAAAACTGGACAACCTGGTCTTCGTTATCAACTGTAACCTGCAGCGTCTTGACGGCCCGGTCACCGGTAACGGCAAGATCATCAATGAACTGGAAGGTATCTTCGCAGGTGCTGGCTGGAACGTTATCAAGGTTATCTGGGGCGGCCGTTGGGATGAACTGCTGCGTAAAGACACCAGCGGTAAACTGATCCAACTGATGAACGAAACCGTTGACGGCGACTACCAGACCTTTAAATCCAAAGACGGCGCTTACGTTCGTGAGCACTTCTTCGGTAAATATCCGGAAACCGCAGCGCTGGTTGCCGACTGGTCTGACGATCAGATTTGGGCTCTGAACCGCGGTGGTCACGATCCGAAGAAAGTTTTCGCTGCACTGAAAAAAGCGCAGGAAACTACCGGCAAAGCAACCGTCATCCTGGCCCATACCATCAAAGGTTACGGCATGGGTGATACCGCTGAAGGTAAAAACATCGCTCACCAGGTTAAGAAAATGAACATGGACGGCGTGCGTCACATTCGCGACCGTTTCAATGTGCCGGTAACCGATGAGCAGGTGGAAAACCTGTCTTACATTACCTTCCCGGAAGGTTCTGAAGAACATACCTATCTGCACGCACAGCGTCAGAAACTGCACGGTTACCTGCCGACTCGTCAGCCGAACTTCGATGAGAAGCTGGAACTGCCTCAGCTTGCTGATTTCGGTCCGCTGCTGGAAGAGCAGAACAAAGAAATTTCTACCACTATCGCGTTTGTTCGTGCTCTGAACGTGATGCTGAAGAACAAATCCATCAAAGACCGCCTCGTGCCGATCATCGCCGATGAAGCGCGTACCTTTGGTATGGAAGGTCTGTTCCGTCAGATTGGTATTTACAGCCCGAACGGTCAGCAGTACACCCCGCAGGACCGTGAGCAGGTTGCTTACTACAAAGAAGACGAGAAAGGTCAGATTCTGCAGGAAGGCATCAACGAACTGGGTGCTGGCGCATCCTGGCTGGCTGCTGCGACTTCTTACAGCACCAACAACCTGCCGATGATTCCGTTCTACATCTACTACTCCATGTTCGGGTTCCAGCGTATCGGTGACCTGTGCTGGCAGGCCGGCGACCAACAGGCTCGCGGCTTCCTGGTCGGTGGTACTTCCGGTCGTACGACGCTGAACGGCGAAGGTCTGCAGCACGAAGATGGCCATAGCCATATTCAGTCTCTGACTATCCCGAACTGTATCTCTTACGATCCGTCTTACGCGTACGAAGTTGCGGTCATCATGCATGATGGTCTGGAGCGTATGTACGGTGAGAAACAAGAGAACGTTTACTACTACATCACTACCCTGAACGAAAACTACCACATGCCGGCAATGCCGGAAGGTGCCGAGGAAGGTATCCGTAAAGGTATCTATAAACTCGAAACCATCGAAGGTAGCAAAGGTAAAGTTCAGTTGCTGGGTTCCGGTTCTATCCTGCGTCACGTGCGTGAGGCCGCTGAGATCCTGGCGAAAGACTACGGCGTAGGTTCTGACGTTTATAGCGTCACCTCCTTCACCGAACTGGCGCGTGATGGCCAGGATTGTGAGCGCTGGAACATGCTGCACCCGCTGGAAACTCCACGCGTTCCGTACATCGCCCAGGTGATGAACGACGCTCCGGCTGTGGCATCGACTGACTATATGAAACTGTTCGCCGAGCAGGTTCGTACTTATGTACCGGCTGATGATTACCGCGTACTGGGTACCGACGGCTTCGGTCGCTCTGACAGCCGTGAGAACCTGCGTCACCACTTCGAAGTTGATGCTTCCTACGTGGTAGTTGCAGCGCTGGGCGAACTGGCTAAACGTGGCGAAATCGATAAGAAAGTGGTTGCAGACGCAATTGCCAAATTCAATATCGATGCAGATAAAGTTAACCCGCGTCTGGCGTAA
- a CDS encoding glycoside-pentoside-hexuronide (GPH):cation symporter: MNGNKLSVKEKIGYGMGDAGCNIIFGAIMLFVNYFYTDIFGLAPALVGVLLLSVRVIDAVTDPIMGAMADRTRSKYGRFRPWLLWIAFPYALFSVLMFTTPEWTYNSKVIYAFVTYFLLSLTYTAINIPYCSLGSVITNDPQERVACQSYRFVMVGIATLLLSLTLLPMADWFGGEDKAKGYQMAMTVLAFIGMCMFLFCFATVRERVRPAVQTNDELKKDLKDVWKNDQWVRILLLTLCNVCPGFIRMAATMYYVTWVMQQSTHFATLFISLGVVGMMIGSMLAKVLTDRWCKLQVFFWTNIVLAIFSCAFYFFDPHATMMIMVLYFLLNILHQIPSPLHWSLMADVDDYGEWKTGKRITGISFSGNLFFLKVGLAIAGAMVGFLLSWYGYDAGAKEQSASAVNGIVLLFSVIPGVGYLITAGVVRMLKVNREFMRQIQSDLEKRRINYSELNEFQDHKTSEHVRKA; this comes from the coding sequence ATGAATGGCAATAAGCTTTCAGTTAAAGAGAAAATTGGCTACGGGATGGGCGATGCCGGATGTAACATCATCTTCGGCGCCATCATGTTGTTTGTTAACTATTTTTATACGGATATCTTCGGGCTCGCACCGGCCCTGGTCGGCGTCCTGCTGCTTTCCGTACGCGTTATCGATGCCGTGACCGACCCGATTATGGGCGCAATGGCTGACCGTACTCGCAGTAAATATGGCCGTTTTCGTCCATGGCTGCTGTGGATTGCCTTCCCGTACGCGCTGTTCAGCGTGCTGATGTTTACCACCCCCGAATGGACCTACAACAGCAAAGTTATCTATGCTTTCGTCACTTACTTCCTGCTCTCACTGACTTATACCGCGATCAACATTCCTTACTGTTCATTGGGTAGCGTGATTACTAATGACCCGCAGGAACGTGTAGCCTGCCAGTCCTATCGTTTTGTCATGGTCGGTATCGCCACCCTGCTGCTCTCTCTGACGCTGCTGCCAATGGCGGATTGGTTCGGCGGTGAAGATAAAGCCAAAGGCTACCAGATGGCGATGACGGTGCTCGCCTTTATCGGCATGTGTATGTTCCTGTTTTGCTTCGCTACCGTTCGTGAACGCGTACGCCCGGCGGTGCAGACTAACGACGAACTGAAAAAAGATCTGAAAGACGTCTGGAAGAACGATCAGTGGGTACGTATCCTGCTGCTAACCCTGTGCAACGTCTGTCCGGGCTTTATCCGCATGGCCGCCACCATGTATTACGTCACCTGGGTCATGCAGCAAAGCACCCACTTCGCGACGCTGTTTATCAGCCTCGGCGTGGTGGGAATGATGATTGGCAGCATGCTGGCAAAAGTACTGACCGACCGTTGGTGCAAACTGCAGGTATTTTTCTGGACCAATATCGTGCTGGCCATTTTCTCCTGCGCATTCTACTTCTTCGATCCGCATGCCACCATGATGATTATGGTGCTCTACTTCCTGCTGAATATTCTGCATCAAATCCCATCGCCGCTGCACTGGTCGCTGATGGCTGACGTTGACGACTACGGCGAGTGGAAGACCGGCAAACGTATTACCGGCATCAGCTTCTCCGGTAACCTGTTCTTCCTGAAGGTCGGACTGGCGATTGCCGGGGCAATGGTTGGCTTCCTGCTCTCCTGGTACGGCTACGATGCTGGCGCTAAAGAGCAGAGCGCCTCAGCTGTTAACGGTATTGTGCTGCTGTTTAGCGTCATCCCTGGCGTCGGTTACCTGATTACCGCCGGTGTCGTGCGCATGCTGAAAGTGAATCGCGAGTTCATGCGCCAAATTCAGTCAGACCTGGAGAAACGCCGCATCAACTACAGCGAACTAAATGAGTTCCAGGATCACAAAACCAGTGAACACGTAAGGAAAGCTTGA
- the ampD gene encoding 1,6-anhydro-N-acetylmuramyl-L-alanine amidase AmpD, with the protein MQLNGGWLVDARRVPSPHHDSRPDNETPSLLVVHNISLPPGEFGGPWIDALFSGTLDPDAHPFFAEIAHLRVSAHCLIRRDGEIVQYVPFDKRAWHAGVSSYHGRERCNDFSIGIELEGTDTQAYTEAQYQQLAAITRQLISLYPAIADHITGHSDIAPVRKTDPGPAFDWAKFRGLLTSSSDKEMP; encoded by the coding sequence ATGCAGTTGAACGGGGGATGGCTGGTAGATGCGCGTCGGGTTCCTTCGCCGCACCACGATAGCCGCCCGGATAATGAAACCCCTTCTTTGCTGGTGGTGCACAATATCAGTCTGCCGCCCGGCGAATTTGGCGGTCCATGGATTGATGCCCTGTTCAGCGGTACGCTCGATCCCGATGCTCATCCTTTCTTTGCTGAGATAGCCCATCTTCGCGTTTCGGCGCATTGTCTGATTCGCCGGGACGGTGAAATCGTGCAGTATGTGCCTTTCGATAAGCGCGCGTGGCACGCGGGCGTTTCCAGCTACCACGGACGCGAGCGCTGTAATGATTTTTCAATAGGCATTGAGCTGGAAGGGACCGACACACAGGCCTATACCGAGGCGCAATATCAGCAACTGGCGGCTATTACCCGACAGCTTATTTCGCTCTACCCGGCCATTGCAGACCATATTACCGGCCACAGCGATATTGCACCTGTGCGTAAAACGGATCCCGGCCCGGCTTTTGACTGGGCAAAATTTCGCGGTTTGTTAACCTCGTCGTCAGATAAGGAGATGCCATGA
- a CDS encoding glycoside hydrolase family 43 protein, whose amino-acid sequence MKNWPNPFIEQRADPFILRHQDCYYFIASVPEYDRLEIRRSATLEGLRDAQPVVVWRKPESGPMSQLIWAPELHEIEGKWYIYFAASHTHDLDELGMFQHRMFALECADSDPLTGKWQEKGQVKTPFDTFALDATTFHHQGKQWYLWAQKDPDIAGNTNLYLAELENPWTLKGEPVMLSKPEFDWECRGFLVNEGPAALFHDDKLFVSYSASATDENYCMGLLWIDINADPLQPENWHKAPQPVFRTSYENRQYGPGHNSFTQTPEGEDVLVYHARNYTEIEGDPLYDPNRHTRLKLVRWQENGMPDFGIPAADTL is encoded by the coding sequence ATGAAAAACTGGCCAAACCCGTTTATTGAACAACGCGCAGATCCGTTTATTCTGCGCCATCAGGATTGCTACTATTTTATTGCCTCAGTTCCGGAGTATGACCGACTGGAAATTCGCCGCTCTGCAACCCTTGAAGGCCTGCGCGACGCGCAGCCGGTGGTGGTCTGGCGCAAGCCGGAGAGCGGCCCAATGAGTCAGCTGATTTGGGCCCCGGAACTACATGAAATCGAAGGTAAATGGTACATCTACTTTGCCGCCAGCCACACGCACGATCTCGATGAATTGGGCATGTTCCAGCATCGCATGTTCGCTCTGGAATGCGCGGATAGCGACCCGCTAACCGGCAAGTGGCAGGAAAAGGGCCAGGTAAAAACGCCGTTTGATACCTTTGCGCTGGATGCCACCACCTTCCACCATCAGGGCAAGCAGTGGTACCTGTGGGCGCAAAAAGACCCGGATATTGCGGGCAACACCAACCTGTATCTGGCTGAACTTGAAAACCCGTGGACGCTAAAAGGCGAACCAGTGATGTTGAGTAAGCCGGAGTTTGACTGGGAGTGTCGCGGCTTTCTGGTCAACGAGGGTCCGGCGGCGCTGTTCCACGATGACAAACTGTTCGTCAGCTACTCCGCCAGCGCTACCGATGAAAACTATTGCATGGGCTTACTGTGGATAGACATCAACGCCGATCCGCTCCAGCCGGAAAACTGGCATAAAGCACCGCAGCCGGTGTTCCGCACCAGCTACGAAAATCGTCAGTATGGGCCGGGACACAACAGCTTTACACAAACGCCGGAGGGAGAAGATGTGCTGGTGTATCACGCGCGCAACTACACCGAAATCGAAGGCGATCCGCTGTACGATCCGAATCGTCATACCCGTCTGAAATTGGTTCGCTGGCAAGAAAATGGGATGCCTGATTTTGGCATCCCAGCGGCTGATACGTTGTAG
- the pdhR gene encoding pyruvate dehydrogenase complex transcriptional repressor PdhR, with protein MAYSKIRQPKLSDVIEQQLEFLILEGTLRPGEKLPPERELAKQFDVSRPSLREAIQRLEAKGLLLRRQGGGTFVQSRLWQSFSDPLVELLSDHPESQFDLLETRHALEGIAAYYAALRSNDEDRERIRELHQAIERAQQSGDLDAESDAVVQYQIAVTEAAHNVVLLHLLRCMEPMLAQNVRQNFELLYARREMLPQVSNHRTRIFEAIIAGEPEQAREASHRHLAFIEEILLDRSREQSRRERSLRRLQQRKDENSGS; from the coding sequence ATGGCCTACAGCAAGATCCGCCAACCAAAACTATCCGATGTGATAGAGCAGCAGCTGGAGTTTTTGATCCTTGAGGGGACGTTGCGCCCCGGTGAAAAGCTCCCGCCTGAACGCGAACTGGCAAAACAGTTCGACGTTTCCCGCCCCTCGCTGCGTGAGGCGATTCAACGCCTCGAAGCCAAGGGGTTGTTGCTTCGTCGCCAGGGAGGTGGAACGTTTGTACAAAGCCGCCTGTGGCAGAGCTTCAGCGACCCGCTGGTAGAGCTCCTGTCCGACCACCCTGAATCCCAATTTGATCTGCTGGAAACTCGGCACGCGCTTGAAGGCATTGCGGCTTATTACGCAGCGCTGCGCAGCAATGATGAAGACCGCGAACGTATTCGCGAGTTGCATCAGGCCATAGAGCGAGCCCAGCAGTCCGGCGACCTTGACGCCGAATCCGACGCCGTCGTCCAGTATCAAATTGCCGTCACCGAAGCGGCGCACAATGTGGTGTTGCTCCATTTGCTACGCTGCATGGAACCGATGCTGGCCCAAAACGTTCGCCAGAATTTTGAATTGTTGTATGCCCGCCGGGAGATGCTCCCGCAGGTCAGCAATCATCGCACTCGGATTTTCGAGGCGATAATCGCCGGGGAGCCGGAGCAGGCGCGTGAAGCCTCGCATCGTCACCTGGCGTTCATTGAGGAAATTTTGCTGGATCGCAGCCGTGAGCAGAGCCGTCGTGAACGCTCATTGCGCCGTTTACAGCAACGAAAAGATGAGAACTCCGGTTCTTAA
- the ampE gene encoding beta-lactamase regulator AmpE, whose protein sequence is MTLFTTLLVLIAERLFKLGEHWQLDHRLEVLFRRVKHYSLFGTVLMTVAAVAVVFIIQRLLQGQLFNVPLLVFWILLGLLCIGAGKVRLHYHAYLKAAARDDSRACDAMASELTLIHGVPPGCDQREYLSELQNALLWINYRYYLAPLFWFVVGGPWGPLTLIAYCVLRAWQTWLARYQTPHHRLQSGIDGILHVVDWVPVRLVGVVYALVGHGEKALPAWFASLGDRHSSQYQVLTRLAQYSLAREPHVDKVATPKAAVSMAKKTSLVVVVIMALLTIYGTLI, encoded by the coding sequence ATGACGTTGTTTACCACGCTGTTAGTGCTTATTGCCGAGCGTTTGTTCAAGCTGGGCGAGCACTGGCAGCTTGATCATCGGCTGGAAGTGTTATTTCGCCGGGTAAAGCATTATTCGCTGTTTGGTACCGTACTGATGACGGTTGCAGCGGTAGCGGTGGTCTTTATTATTCAGCGCTTGCTACAAGGGCAGCTATTTAACGTTCCGCTGCTGGTGTTCTGGATTTTGCTCGGCCTGCTGTGCATTGGTGCTGGGAAAGTCCGCTTGCATTATCATGCGTATCTGAAAGCCGCTGCCCGTGATGATAGCCGCGCCTGCGACGCCATGGCCAGTGAGCTTACCCTTATCCACGGCGTGCCGCCGGGTTGCGATCAGCGTGAATATCTCAGCGAGCTGCAAAACGCACTGCTGTGGATTAACTATCGCTATTATCTTGCCCCGCTGTTTTGGTTCGTTGTTGGTGGACCGTGGGGCCCGTTAACGCTAATCGCTTATTGCGTGCTGCGTGCCTGGCAAACGTGGCTGGCGCGTTATCAGACGCCACATCATCGTTTACAGTCGGGAATCGACGGTATCCTGCACGTAGTGGACTGGGTGCCGGTACGCCTGGTTGGCGTGGTTTATGCTCTGGTAGGGCACGGAGAAAAAGCGTTACCGGCCTGGTTTGCGTCGCTGGGCGATCGCCACTCTTCGCAATATCAGGTATTAACCCGTCTGGCGCAGTATTCGCTGGCTCGCGAGCCGCACGTCGATAAAGTGGCTACGCCGAAAGCGGCGGTTTCCATGGCGAAGAAAACGTCGTTGGTGGTAGTGGTGATTATGGCGCTGCTGACGATTTACGGGACGTTGATTTAA